Proteins encoded within one genomic window of Ranitomeya variabilis isolate aRanVar5 chromosome 4, aRanVar5.hap1, whole genome shotgun sequence:
- the LOC143767498 gene encoding uncharacterized protein LOC143767498: MERNRDKMAERILHLTLDILFRLTGEDYTVVKKTSSKLCQDPVSEGWGTPLSPITGPSPHLLIHEDINDQKILELTYKIIELLTGEVSIRCQDVTVYFSMEEWEYLEGHKDLYKDVMMEVPQPLTSPVLSSKRTTPERCPRPLLPQDCNLENPNVPQDHQGKDLHHINTTETHVRGDEECKAEIPIDKCPGECTRRSEGQLTASVFKSDEVHITQDTNLGYPKIPESLHCKDLSSDSSQTIKKHKSHEEDVKNQNCSLEKKPFSYSNYGKPFSLKTSFVTDQELHIEERRFACSQFGKYFNQKSELVRHVKTHKAEETHSCSECGKCFVDRSNLILHQSSHTCEKLFSCLDCGKCFNKKTHLVRHLKTHTGDKPFSCSECGKCFGEKSNLVRHRRIHTGEKPFSCSECGKCFTDQSVLVRHRRFHTGEKPFSCSECGKCFTNKSHLLRHQRTHKGEAILLSRR, translated from the exons ATGGAAAGGAACAGggacaagatggcagagaggatattacacctcaccctagacatTCTCTTCcgacttactggagag gattacacagtcgtgaagaagacctctagtaagctctgtcaggaccctgtgtctgagggatggggaacacccctgagcccaatcacagggccttcACCTCAcctcctgatacatgaggacatcaatgaccagaagatcctagaactcacctacaagattattgagctgctgactggagag Gtttctataaggtgtcaggatgtcaccgtctatttctccatggaggagtgggagtatttagaaggacacaaagatctgtacaaggacgtcatgatggaggttccccagcccctcacatcaccag ttctatccagtaagaggacaacaccagagagatgtccccgtcctcttcttcctcaGGACTGTAATCtagaaaatcccaatgttcctcaggatcatcag GGTAAAGATCTgcaccatattaatactacagagacacatgtgaggggtgatgaggagTGTAAAGCGGAGATTCCTATAGATAAATGCCCAG GTgagtgtaccaggagatcagagggacaactGACAgcttcagtttttaaatcagatgaaGTTCATATCACACAGGACACAAATCTAGGGTATCCTAAAATTCCAGAGTCTCTTCACTGCAAAGATCTATCATCTGATTCATCACAGACTATTAAGAAACATAAAAGTCACGAAGAAGATGTTAAAAATCAAAACTGTAGTCTAGAAAAAAAGCCGTTTTCATATTCTAACTATGGAAAACCTTTTTCCCTCAAAACCTCTTTTGTTACAGATCAAGAACTTCACATAGAGGAGAGAAGATTTGCTTGTTCACAgtttgggaaatattttaaccaaaaGTCAGAGCTTGTTAGACATGTGAAAACTCACAAAGCAGAAGAAAcacattcatgttcagaatgtggaaaatgttttgtagaTAGATCAAATCTCATTTTACACCAGTCAAGCCACACATGTGAGAAGCTTTTTTCATGtttagattgtgggaaatgttttaataagaaaACACATCTTGTTAGGCATcttaaaactcacacaggggacaagccattttcttgttcagaatgtgggaaatgttttggagAGAagtcaaatcttgttagacatcggagaattcacacaggggagaagcccttttcatgttcagaatgtgggaaatgttttacagatcaaTCAGTTCTTGTGAGACACAGAAgatttcacacaggggagaagccattttcatgttcagaatgtgggaaatgttttaccaacaAATCACATCTTCTtcgacatcaaagaactcacaaggGAGAAGCTATTCTACTATCTAGAAGATGA